The genomic region ACCCTAATTAACAGTTCTACAATATGAGTGTGTCCATCAGCCGCAGCCATGTGCAGTGGCGTCCGGTCCACTTTTGTTCGGGCATCCCTGCTAACACCAGCTCGAAGCAGCACTTCTGCTGTCGAATAGTGGCCATACTGGGCAGCGAGGTGAAGAGGCGACGTCCCAAGCTGTGTGTTAATTTAGAAGAGTTACTGCTGGTTCACAGCAAGCGACAGGCACAGTAATCACCACGTGTACATCTGGCAGTAATCAAAATGACAAAGCttctggaaaaaattaatttaacctgttttttccccacttggaAATAAGAGGCTGCACATCCAACAATTTAAACTTTTTAAGGATCTTTACGTTATCTGGTAACTTGAAGATCAAACATGCTTTTACTTTCTCTGCTGCATGAACCACTTATTACTGGCTCCTTTTCCAAACCACAGAACAGCTCTGCCGTTTCTATACCATGACAGGTAATTTCACCACTGTTCAGAAAAGGGCAGTATTACAATATTCTTAGGCTCTGCTATGTCTTTATACAGTTAATTCCTTCCTCTTGCAAAGCTGCGAATGAAAGGACTGATGAATTAGGAAACCAAGACAACTGGTAACAGAAAATGTCTACTGATGGCTTGTGCATTATGATCTGGTTCTGTTTATCCAACcgttatttttcagttttgttaaagcttttatttcctttccaaccCAGGATGGCCCGGTTTGTTTtcagggttttgcttttttaaggaaacaaaaaaagaaaccaatcaAGGACGAGTTTCTTGATTGACAGAGTTTAACCAATTAAACAAAGCATTCTTAAAAGAACTTCCTATTACTGAGAGGTTTAACAGTTCTTCCAATTTGACTTGACTCGTCATTTGTCTGACCTGTGGGGAACTGTACGTCTCAAAGCACCGAACCCTGTACACATTGCTGTCCGGGACAGCACGGTGCCTGTGACTGTGCTCTCGTGCAGGACGCAGAGATCAATCTTTACCCAAACGTCGATTCATCTTTGCCTGAGGAAGGGCTTGGTTTTTAAAGCGCTTCATCTGGAATCTGCTCCATCACAAAAATCCAGACATGCATTATCTGCCAACCTATGCTCTGGTTTTACTGCTCCCATTTCCATTTGTATCCTTTAGGTTCAGCCCTGaagcacgcgcacacacacaacCCGCTCACACAGGAAACCAGCGGCTATTCCCCCGACGTACCCAGTCAGTGGTGAAGGGAGCACCGCTTGCCATCAGCTTTCGCACTTCGTCATCTTCGCCTTTGCGAGCTGCTTCTAGCAACCTCTTCCCTAGGTCCACCAAGGACATCTTCACACATGGGAACAAGTATTTGCTGAAAGCTGCTTTAAAAGGCGGGAGCAAGGtatggaaagcaaacaaaaagcagtgaGGCAGAGACATTTTAACATGTACAACTACGGCCCATCTGGACACGCCATCTTCCCATACAGAACTAGGCCCAACATGATCAAATAAACAAGCATAAATATCTATCGTATTTTTCAGTTCCATGCCCTGAAACGTCACAGGAAGGCAGCCCACGGGGTCAGCAAATGCGTCAGACACCACAAGCCACCAGAGCTCCTGCAAAATCCTGCTTACCTCAACAGCGCCTTGCACGGACACAAAGACTTGCCCATGTGGATCCAGTTCCAAGAGCAGAACCTACAAAAGCACCAGCAAAGTTGTTCACAATTTAAAGCTCTTTAAGAACATGATTTAATCTCTGAGACACTCCCTCTGACCCCAGCACAAGCAACTAAGCATGGGGGAACCATCCCTGTTCGCTGCTGGTAGAGGGTAAAACAAACCTTGGTAACTGCAGTGGCTTGTTCAAGGTCATAAAAGGAGCAGAATCCAAAAGCTGCGCTCAACGCCCTGGACAACAGCATCTCTATTTATTCCAAGCTACATAAAGCATAGCATAATTATGGCAATAGTGAACTACAGCATTTTCCCCAGCGATGGGGTTACGCTGGTACGCCAGTCCTATCAAAGACTGACTTTAAAGTCTACCCATTAACTCATGTACAACGCTCAGTAAGCGGCTACAAACGGATGTCTGTGCAAACAGGCACGGTGCCACCCAGCATAACAGCGACTCCAACAGCACTGAGGCCCTCGATTGAATTCTTTCCTTCGATCGCAGTTCCATGAGACAGCTGGAAAGCTCTAgtcctttcttatttcttcttctttcaagAGAAACATCCCACCCTGTCCTCAGTGACCACTAGATCCAGCTATCAGTAGCACAAGCCCATCAAAGGAAAGCCAAACAGCAAACCTCCCCCCTTAAATCTCACGGGGATACATGGCCCACATCATCTCCCTCCACAAACACATTTCACTTCATAATTTGAACTTATCACTTTTTCCAGGCGCACAGTTATTACATGCAACACCTGAAGCTCAGAAATCGAGAGCCCAGAGCAGTTACTCAGAGTTTACCCTGCAATCAGGAGCTTTGATGCATTTACAATGCATGTGTCTGACTGCCACAACCACCTGCCCTTTAGGACTTTccagtttggggttgtttttttttcccctttctcactTCTTGCGGGacagagaatattttttaaatgttccttctCGTCGCCCACGTTGAAAACACCTGCATGTTTTCCGGGCATGAACTCTGCGTTCACAAAGCCAACCACCAACTGAAGTATTTGCAAGACTGGAGTTCACCACTCTGAGTGCgtttggaaaagaaaggagaagttgGATCATtaacaaaaagcagcagtttttctcCTCGTATTAAACTGAACGTTTATCACTTATTAATTATTTGGAGGCCTCTCCTTGCATTCCTGTTCTCTTCTCAGCTGGACACTTTCAGGGAGGATTTAACTCTGAggctccctctcttttttttttttttttaagttattttacaGTATTCGCAGCTCAGACAACTGTTGACAACTCCTCCACCTTCCCTTCGCTGCATttcaggaggaaaagggaagagcacgCTCCTCAAACACCCTTAAACCCCCCTACGAAGGGCCAGCGTGGGGTCAGCTCTGCAGGCCTGCCTCAAGGGCCCCCCGAATCTCCCGAGCCCCCCCCCCTTGCTGGAGACAGGAGCACCTTTCCCCTCTCCTGGCCGAGGCCCCCCCCAAGAGGGACCCATCCTCTCGACACTCCCCGGGCAgggatcctccttcccacccagGACGCCCTCAgggtccctcctgcctccccccagtaCCGCCCCCACACGGACACCCCGGCGggacccccaaaacacccccgtggggtgggggtggggaggcagcCCGTTCCCATCCCCTCCaaacctgcccctgctccctcaCAGGGGACGCCCTCCTCAGCCCCCCCAAGACCACCCCTCACGGGGGATCACCCTAATCCCCCCGATCCTTCTCCTCACGGGGGGAGTCTCCCCAAGCCTCCCCCGACCCCTCCCTCACGGGGGTTCCCCTTCGCTGCCCCGACCCCTTCTCTCATGGAGGACGGGGGGGTGTCCCCGAACCCCCCGACCCCCTCCCTCAAGGGGGGATCCCACTCACTCCCTCAAACGCCTTCCCTCACAGAGGGTACCCCTcatcccccccaaccccttccctcACGGgggttccccctcctccccccgacGCCCTCCTTCGGGGGAGGTCCCCCTCGCGTCCTCAAACCCCTCCCCTCACGAGGGTCTCCCCTCGCCCCCCCGACCCCTTCCCTcatggggggggtgtctcccctCACGGCcccggctctcccctcagcagggtcccccccccgccgcccccggccccactcACGCGGCGGCTCGGGCCCCCCCCAGGCACGCGGCTGTTCCCAGCGCGcgacaccaccccccccgccttcgCCCCTTGGCGGCTGTTcccgcccctcccgccgcagCCACACAAAATGGCCGACACGGAAACGAGGCGAACGCGGAAGGATACCGCGAgcgcagaaaattaaaaaaagtaatccgTCGGCGGAGGACGGGTGGGTTAGCCCTTACCTCGCAGAGGGAACGGGGCGGGCTTAGGgaatttctccttcttttccccatctccctccccatccAGGGGCCTGGAGGAGGGCGGCGAGAACGGGGGAGCCCGAAATGAGGAGTATTTTCTCTAGGGGAAGGATATGAGGAAGACGCTACTCTCAGCATTCGCGGCGGAAGAGGGTGATGCGCCCCTGCAGTTAGTGCCGGCTGAGGCGTTTAGGCGCCAAGTTTAAAATGGCGGGGGCGCCTCCCTGGTGTGGGGTGTTTGATTGTTATGTTTTGTAGGGGATTTTGGTCTTTCGAGAGGTTTGTGTCTATAAATATATACGAGTATGTGTGTCCGTCTCTTCTGAGTGCTTTCCTGTCTTGGGTTGGACTCCCCTCAGGCTGCATCAGCCCATCTTTCCATGGTGTGTTACCGCCTCAGGTGCCCCTGACATAATCAAAGTGCCTCTTTTGAGGGAAATGTTTAAACCCTGGCGCCCCTTTCCCTTCTGGGGTTCCTCTGAGACGTTTTTCTGCGGTGTTTGGAAAAGCTGGAGTTTAAATAACAGCCTTAATGATCTTAAATTAAAATAACCccttaggtttatttttttccatgcttaaACCCTCTGCAGGATTTGCAGGTGCATGGGTAGATGTTCTCGTGGTGGTTCTTAGCTTGccataaaaagatttaaaacacCTTAATGGCAAATCAAGGAAAGAACTTGATGCGGGTCTACATGGATCGTGTCCACAGGAATGTGTATGTTTTCTAAATCATTTTATTTGAAGTTTCATAATAAATACTTCTCCTGCGGGTTTTCCCAGCTGGGAACACAGAAATCGAACAGCTCTGCATAGGAGAGTttacatttttcccctctggtttTACACGGGTTGTTCAAAGTCAGCAGGCTGGGTCATTTCTGGAGGTTAcaggagagctgctctccatTTTTGTAATAGAGTGCAGATTTTTCCGATATTTGCCTGTTTTGGGGCACCTTTATAGTGCTGCCTCAGCCTCCCCCCAGCCACGTACCCCCCCCACAACTCTTAGGACAATTTCAGGACGCTCCACATCACAACTTcaccccaaacaaacccccaaaaagcACATTCAAGAAGACAAACCAGTTGTGTTCACTCTCCCAGAAAacaatcttggaaaaaaaaaaacccacaccagtTTAAAAGCCAAAAAGGATTCagggctgttgtttttttccccctattttgaGATGATGCTCAGAAATGAACCTCAGCTCAGGGAGAACGCAGGTGAAAACCTCCCTGAGGAAAATGCAAGGCTTCTACTTTGCGTGGATGCAgcattttttcattgttatttttaaaggggTTGATTAACTAGGTGGGAgccagaaatgttttcattttagtgTAAGATCAGACTAAATTCTCCATCTTATCTTTCAGCTCGGCCCTCGTTACCCATCTGGACTCCATGGTGTACCTGGCCTCTGTCCCAATTGGGAGTCACACCTGGGATAAGGTAcatgggggataaaaaaaggggggaaaatcaAATTTCAGGCAGTGAACATCCAGCCTTGACGCCCCCCAAGCAAGGTTGGAGCATTTCCATGTGTATTTATTCTCCTGGCCATCATTTCTCCCGCTTGGGCTCAAGACACAAAGCTCAAAGAGATGATTTCTTTCAAGGAGGAGGTTTGTGCTCATGTCCCGGGCACATCCCTGCTTCTTCCACCTTAATTATCCCAAGGGGAAGGTTAAGGAGTGAAGCGGCTTTTGGAGAAACTGGGCCAGGGGAGCGCAGGGGGTCTCTGCGcccctgggagaggagcagggacgATGCTTTCTGCAAAACGAAGACGATTCCCATCTGTCCTGCGCCACTCCCTTTGCACAAATGAGTTTCTTAAAAAAGCACACGAGAAATGAGCTCAAATGCTCGTCCCAGAGCTCGGGGACGCCCAGGGTCACACAGaaaccccccagcccctcccgcACCCGCTGGCATGCAGACGTGGGGCAATGGGTTGCCtgtttctgccccctcccctcgtATTTGTCCCCTGTGCTGTTACCCCCTGCTTGCACCGTCGTGGTGTTTCCAGCACTACggcaagaagggaagaaaagagggagaaggtgGAGAGAGGTCGAAGCTTTGCGGGGAGCCCATCACCGTCAGGGCCGGGGTGAACTGCTGAGTTAACTAGCGATTCAAAAAATGCCcggaaacacaaaaaaacaacctccGAACTGACAATAAAACCAAATCCTTGCATGCCTAGCCgagagggagagggcagggggggtgcagagaggcagaaagggGGGCTTCAAATTAGATCGAAATCTAAGGAGCTAATGCTAGCGATAGGAGCTCTCCAGAAATTAAAGCTGTTGAACTGCAGCAGACTGTCCTCTTCCTCGGAGATGTCCTGGCTGACCCGGTCCCGCTCGCCGGCGAGCTTGCCCAGCCCTCCTTTGGGTTTGTAGAGGGCCACGTCgctgagccccagcccctccagctctGCCACGTCCAGCCGTGGGATCGGCATCCTCCAGTAGATGAAGGAGTCGTACTGGCTGCTGATGGTGTCCAGCATTTTCAGGCTGTGAAGGGGAAGGGGGcaaggggagagaagaggaggagaaaagctctACCAAAGCCACAGGAGTTGCCCCAAAGTGATCAAAACTCTCCAGCATTGCCATATTGACCAAATCCCAAAGGATATcccctaaataaaaaaaatcgaTGGGGCAGGAGTGTGGCATCATGGAGGTTTGACTCTAGGCTGGGTCTAAGTGCAGACTTGAGCTCTGCCACTGGTCTTATCCACGGCGTCGGTCATGGCCCTTCTCTGAGCCATGATTTGGAGGGGCGTGCAATGGGACTTGTTGCCCCtcacctcagtttccccaccccgGAGTGTGGGAAGGATGGGCAGGGTGGgggccatccatccatccagggGTCCCGCCATCCATCCTGGGCACCTCGATGCTTGTGGGGTGGCAtcagcagggagcagagacgGGCTGTCCCCCACGTCCCGCTCTGCCGGCAGGGACAGAAACCAGGATCCAAATAAACCCTTTTCCCACCAAACGTGCAAAAGGCTCTCGCCCTTTCCCTATGCCAAGCCCCTCACAGAGCGGACAGCGAGGGGGGGTCCCTGCGCATCCCCCCAGTGCCTGCAGAGCCCatgctgccccctccctccccagctcatGGCATCGCATCGCCCCGGGGGACCATGACCAAACCCTCTAGAAGGAGCTGGAAGAAGCATCGCTCGGCGTTGCCATCGCACCCCACCCACGGTGCCGTGCCATCGTGCCGGTGCCGTGCCATCCCACCGTGCCATCCCGCCATGCTGCAGAGTGCCTCCCGCTACCCCACCCCGATCCAGGCAGAATTGGGAAAGAGCAGGAGGGGATGTGGTTCAGCTTTTTCTCCAGCGCGGCAGGGCCTGAGCTGAGTCACTGCCGCGCTGACTTGCTTTTCCCTGGCAGAATTATGTCATTCACCTCCGCGTGTTTGGCAAcggaggtgggaaaaaaaacccaccccaactgGCTGACCCAAAATatcctccttttcccattttaaTCCTTGGGAATCCAAATCCTAAAGGATGATTCAGACATACCTTGAATCACGCCCTCCCTCGCTCCCCGTCCGTGTGATGAGGGGTGACCAGCTGCTAAATTTAAGATTCCCGATGTAACTCGGAGGCTATGAAAGGCTCCTGTGTCACCCCCTGGGGAAATTGAGCCCTGGTGCTTTGAAATAGCCTCCTCCCCAGGGATATATCCCCGGGTGTCTTTCTGCACAAAGGCAGCGAATTATTTAACAGTGACGGATGTTGCGGACAATGGATTTTAAAGCTTCacaagggagaaaaagggagttCAGTGACAAGAAATCAAAAATTCAAATATCCAGAGAAGGCAATCAATGTGGGGTAAAAAACCCTCCTGTGTTGCGTGTCACCCCCAAGGAAGAGCATTTCCCCTGGGATCAGTGTGATCTACTCATCCCGTGTGGCCAAAAACACCTTTATCCACTTAATCCCTGCTGGCTGTTGCTTacttcccccctcaaaaaaaaatcctggagtgCCAACGCCCCTCTTCACCCAAATCTCTTCCCAAAAAAAAGCATCCTCTTGCTTTTCATCCCCCTCTGCCCGCATCCCGCTGTCCCTTACCTGTCGAGGAAGGGTGGGCTTGATGCCGGCTGGGCTCTTTGTGCTGGGAAGCCGCGGGCGTTGCAGCGTCGCTTTTGTCTGCTGGCGCGTCTGGGTCTGCAATGCAGCCCCTCGAAGCAGCTCGATGAATTCCCCTTCGTCGTGGGGGGGGGAGAAGACGACGGGCAGATGAGTCAGCGGCTCCCACCCGCGCcagggagggggaggatggccGACGTGGACGAGCAGGAGGGGATCCTGCGCGCTAGACCCCCAAGACGAGGATATATTAAACCTAGAGAGGATGGGAGATTTCCCGCAGCGATTCCCGATTCACTCCTGCAGCCTCCAGCTCAGGATTCAGGAGATGAACGGATCATTTTCCTCCAGCCTCCAAGCAGCTGGCACAGGTTTCTTTTTACCTGTGTGCGAAGAAATGGGGTGCTGCTGTACCCCCAAGCCTTGGGCTGCAGGAGGGCACTTTGCGGGTGAAGCGCAGGGAAGTTTggtgcaaaaaaacccaggtagggttttttttcatggtgtTCCTGAGTCTGGGTGTTTGGTGCTGATGCTGCCCGGCAAAAATATCTCAGCTTTGTGTCTGAAGCCAGACATGGAGCCAGAAATAGGAGGGAGACACCCAAAGCCGGCatcgctgccagggctgggagaagggctgcTGCAACCCAAGGGGTGGGGGGCACCtcgcccagccccgctgccccccgctccccgccacggcacctctgggcaccgggccatgGCCATGGCCCCTCTGTCGATGCGGTGGCAGAGGGATGGTGACCCCTGGAGCGGGAcagcaaagaaaaccccaacGCTACTCCTCCAACCTGCAAATCTCCGTGCCCAGGCCACCGCTCAGCCCCAAAACACCCTTTTTTGGGGGAGGACAGGCCGGATCTGTGCACCTGTGAGGCTGAGAGCAGTCCTTGCCCTCCTCTCCCCTGGGCTTTGCCCGGGATTAACATTCCTTTGGGGctttagggtggtttttttctgccttttcctccccaaTCCCTGTGCATGGCTCATTTCTGCTGGTGCCAAGTCCTTTTGCCAGCGCTCGGCTTTCAGCCGGGctatttctgcctcttcctcctcctcctcctcctcctcctgtccccacTGCCGCCAGGAGCCAAGAGGATCCCATGTCCCCTGCTCCTAAATAGACGCGCTCTCAGCTTAGTCCCGCCAGCGCCCAGCATGGGGAAAATGCCAAATGGGGGCCCAGTGGAGATGCTGATCCCTCTGGGGGGTGAGGCTGATGGATTTTTAGAGATCCCCAAGACCATGGAGCGCAGCTTGGCTGGGCGACTCTGTAGGGAGCTGGATGCAACCCATCCGCTTCAGGGTGTCACCTACTGAAAGGGGTGGCTCACACGGGACAACCTCAAACCTGCAGCGTCCCTCcctggaaagggacctggggccAAACCCTGCGGGGAAAGATGGGGGATGTTGCGATGCGGGGTCCCTCTGCGCTGCAGGGACCAAAATCTCTTCGCCATAACAGCGGTTTCGGGAGGGCTGCCCAGACCCAGCATcgccgggggggctggaggggggacaATGTCCTCTGGCAGCACAAGAAGCCGAAAAACAAGGGCTCTTCAGCTGAAATGAGGTCTGAGACACTCGGGGTATTATCAGCTGGGGCCGCCCCGACAGCGCAGGACAGGCGCGGGACAGAGACCCGTCTGAGCGGGGACAGTGACAccttgtttgggttttctggaGTGGGAGTGATGGGCATGGTTGGGATTTGGGGGCTGACATGGTGGGGGGACACTCGGGGGCTCACCCAGGGCTGTCCCCTGTGTGGGTCCCTCTGGGCAGGCTGGGGACCTGCAGGAAGGGACGCCCCGGAGGTCCCAGTGCAGCTTGGCCAGTGGCTGGAGCTGGGGGATTTCGCCGGTGGCCATGGCAGTGGCAGGACTGTGGCAGACAGTGGTGGCAGGACCATGGTGGTGGCAGGACCATGGcaggcggcggtggcggtggcagAACCATGGTGGTGGTAGGACCATGGCgggtggcagtggcagtggcCGGCCCATGCTGGTGGCCGGCCCATGCTGGTGGCAGGATCATGGCAGGCGCTGGTGGCGGGTGGTGGTGTTGGCAGTGGCAGGACCATGGCAGGACCATGGCAGGTGGTGGTGGCAGCGCCGCGGCGGGTGTTGTGCAAGCGGAAGGACCCTGAGCTGGGAGTGGTGCAACGCTGCGTGATGCTGGCTGCAGGGTGGTCCAAGGGTTTCCACCCTTTCAGGTTCTTCGGTCCCCCGAGGGCTCTGGCCCATTCATGGGAAAAGTGGGAATAAGGCTCGGGAGGAAACAGGATTGTAACTGAGCCCTGGTGGGGGCCCCCAGCCCTACCAGGGCCCCAGCCTTGCTACACCCCAGTTGTGCTACCCACCTCTAGCCCTGCCAGGGAACCCCAGCCCCACCGGCACCCCCAGAAACCCCAGTCCTTCTGggaccctggggacccccaaCCTTGCTGGAACCCCCATCCCTGCCAGGACCTGGGGACCCCTGacccctgccaggaccccccagCCCTACTGGGACCCCGGGGACCCccaaccctgccaggacccccagccttTCTGGGACCCCGGGGACACCCAACCCTGCCagaacccccaaaacccccatcCCTGCTGGGACTCCGATCCCTtctgagacacccccccccaagccctACTGGGACCCGGGGACCCCCGAGCCAtgccgggacgccccagccctaCCGGGTCCCCAGGACCTCCACCCCCACCGGgaccccgggacacccccccacccctgagCTGGCggcccccccgcccggccgcggcccctgCAATGCCGGCGGTGCCCAGGgtgggagctgtgctggggccgggccgggctgagccgagccgggcggcggggagcgccgcGTCCCGCACTCGCCGGGCCACGCCTGGCCACAGCGAgctgggcaccggcaccgggacccGCACCGGGACCCGCACCGGGACCCGCACCCGCCGCCGGGGCAGGTAATGGGGCCGCCACCGCCACCGGGACCGCGACCGGCCCCCCCGAGGGGTGCGACCCCGCGGAAGGGCCCCCCAAAGCGCCGTGGGAAGGCGGGGAGGGCACCGGAGGCGGCATCGGgacggggggggcggcgggaggaccCCCTTTGCAGCCCCCTGGTCGGACCAGGGAGTCCTGCCGGGACTCCCAACACTACCGGGACCCCCCAACCCTGCCGGGACCCCCAATGCTACCGGAACCCCCAACCCTACCggaaccccccagccccaccaggacCCCCGGGGTCCCCAGCCCTAACGGGACCCACAACCCTACCCGGACCCCCCGTCCCTAccgggcccccccagccccaccaggacCCCTCAGCTCTACTGGGACCCTcggcaccccccagccctgccggtaCCCTCCAACCCTACCAAGACCCCCGGGGTCTCCAGCCCCACCAGGACCCCTGGggaccccagctctgctgggaaccCCCAGCTTTATCAGGACCCCTGAGATCTCCAGCCCTTCTGGGACCCCCCAGCCCTACTGAGCCCCCTGGGTGACCCATCCTTGCTGGCACCCGGTGCCCCCGGGTGGC from Rissa tridactyla isolate bRisTri1 chromosome 23, bRisTri1.patW.cur.20221130, whole genome shotgun sequence harbors:
- the MLLT11 gene encoding protein AF1q, yielding MLDTISSQYDSFIYWRMPIPRLDVAELEGLGLSDVALYKPKGGLGKLAGERDRVSQDISEEEDSLLQFNSFNFWRAPIASISSLDFDLI